Sequence from the Amycolatopsis sp. NBC_00345 genome:
GCCGCCGGCGGCCGGGCGCGGTGATCGAGGATCGGGGTGTCCGCCTCGCCCGGCAGCACGGTGATGGCTCGCAGGCCCTGGCCGCGGAAAGTGTTGTGCAGGAACGTCATGAAGTTGCGGACGCCGGCCTTGGCCGCACCGTAAGCGGCGCCGCCGAGCAGGTTGGGATTGACCGCGGCGAGCGACGAGACGGTGACGATCGTCCCGGCGCCGCGGTCCAGCATGCCGGGCAGCACGGCCTGGGTCAGCTGGAAGACCGCGGTGAGGTTCACCTCCAGGACCTGCCGCCATTCGTCGTGCGGCAGCCACTGGGGGTTGAGCACCGCCGACGCGCTCCCCGCGTTGTTGACGAGGACGTCAACGGGGCCGAGGTCCGCGTGCACCCGGGCGAGCGCGCGGGACACGTCGTCCGCGCTGGTGATGTCCGCGGCGATCGGGAGCGCGGTTCCGCCGTCGGCGCGGATCTGCGCCGCGACCTCGTCGAGCGCGTCCTGCCGCCGGCCGAGCAGCACGACGGCGGCGCCCTCGGCGGCGAGCAGCCGGGCGGTCTCCCGGCCCATGCCACTGCCGGCGCCGGTGATGAGAGCGGTCGTGCCGACCAGTTTCGTCACGCTCTTCCTCTCCGAACGAAGTGACTGTCTGTTCTCATTTGAGACTACGTTCTCAGTTAGTCGGGGGCAAGTGCGCGGCGGAGCCCCCAGGCGCCGAACACGTCGGCCGCGGCCCGTTCGAGCGTGCGCACCTCGGCTTCCCGCTGGGCGGACCGGCGGACGGAGGTCTCGCGGTCGATCCAGCGGAACCGCAGTTCCCGGCCCGGGCCGGCTTGGCCGAGCAGGGGGAGTGAAGTGCGCGCGGCGACGCCGATGATCGGGTAGCCCGCGGTCAGGCTCCGGTACCGGCCGAGGACGATGAGCTCGTCCGCGTGCGGGATTTCCAGCGCTCCGACGGGCACGCCGTGCGACGCGATCTCGGTCTCGCCCTCCGGGTGGCGGACCGGGCCGCCGAGCCGGAGGCCGACGTGGTTGGAGCGGTCGGTGACCACATAGGACGACTCCGCGATCAGCTCGCGGATGCCGGGAATCGCCGTGCTGCCATGGCTTTCCACGACGTCGACGAGCCAGGGCCCCTGGTCGAGTGGCAGCGTGGGGACGGGCAGCCGGAACACCGGCTGGTCGAACGACCGGAAGCCGCCGAACCCGGACTCGACCATCACTCGCGTCCCCGGGCGGAGAACCTGGCCGAAACCCATGCGGGCATCGGGGGCCGCGCTGCCGAGGAACGTTTCCGCGGCGATCGCGCCGTGAACGGCCAGATAGGTCCGGGTGCCGTGCCGCACGTCGTGGACCCGCAGCTCCTGCCCGGCGGGCACCACCACCGGGGCCCAGCCGCCGGCGGGCGCGCCGCCGACGGTGACCCGGGACGGTGCCCCGGTGACGGCGACCAGGACGTCGTGGTCGGGCACGAAAGCCAGCTCGCCGCCGAGGTTTTCCAGCAGTGTCGCGCCGCGGTGGTTGCCGGCGAGGAGGTTCGCGACGACCGCGGAGTGCTGGTCGGCCGCACCGCCGGTGGGGACGCCGAGCCGTTCGGTGTCGCGCCGCCCGAGGTCCTGGAACGTCGTGAGCCACCCGGTTTTCGTGATCTCGAGCGCCACGTCCGTCATGTGGGCACCGCCTTCGGGAGCAGGAAGCTGCCCTGCAGGGCCGTCGCTTCGGCCGGGCTGACGGGCACGAACCGCACGAGGTCGCCGGTGCCGAACGACACGGGTTCCGGGCGCGTGATGTCGACGATGGTGTGCGGCGTGCGGCCGACCACCCGCCAGCCGGTCGGGCCGGGGAACGGCTGGATGATCGCGTGGGTGCCGGCGATCATGACCGCCCCCGGGGCGACGTCCGTGCGCGGCTCGGCGCGGCGGCGCACCGGCCGGGGCATCCGCAGGCCGTCCATCATCGGCGCCATTGCCGCCCCCAGCAAGGAAACCGTGAAGACGGACTCCGCGATCGCCTCGACCACCTCGCCGGGAGCCAGGCCTGCTTCGTCGGCGACGGAGACGAGGTCGGGGCCCGTCTCGTCGTCGAAGACGACCGGGATGGCGAACTCGTGGACCAAGCGGCGCTGCCCGGCGTCATCGGTTGCGGGGGACTCGGCCAGCAGGCGCGCCGCGTATTCGACGTGCCGGGGCGAGGTTTCCAGCGGGTCGAACTCGATGAGCAGGGATTCGAGGCCGGAGACGACGTCGAGCACCCCCGGCGGCCGGCGCGCGAGGAACCGTTCGCGGAACGCGACGATCGCGGCCCGGCGGACCGCCTGATCGGCGTGCGGAACCGTCACCATCACCGCCGAGTCGCCGAACGGCTCGACGGTGATGGTGGTGGGCTGTGCGGTGGTCATCTCGGCGTCCGTGCGCGGCCTCAGCGGGCGGCCGCGGCTTTCGCCTTCTCGGTCAGGACGTCCCGCAGGCCGGTGACCCGGACCCCCGCCGCGTCGAGCGCGGTGCGCAACGACGTGCCGTTTTCGAGCACGGCGGGGTGATCGCCGTGCAGGAGCAGGACATCGGCGTCGTGGCCGAGCGGCACGACGTTCCCGTCGACCGAGCGCACCGTGCCCTCCCGCACGACCTGGACGGCGCGCTCGCCGATGAGCGCCGGATCGTGGATCAGGCCGCCGGGGTGCGAGCGGGCGACGGGCATGCCGTCGTCGCCGTACCCGCGGTCGGCGAGGAAGACGTAACCGACATCGAGGCCGCGCTTGCCGGCCTCCTGCGCGAGCAGCCCGCGCTGGCAGATCACGACGTAGTCCGGGTTGTAGGCGGCGACCGCGTCGGTGATGGCGCGGGCGTGCTTGGCGTCGGTCTGGGCGATCGAGCCCATGCGGCCGTGGGGCGCCACGTGGCTGATCGCCGCGCCGTGCACCTTCGCGAAGGCGTCGAGCGCCCCGAGCTGGTAGAGGACGTCCGTGCGGATCTCGTCTTCGGACGCCTCGATCAGCCGGCGGCCGAACCCGACGAGGTCCGGGTACCCGGGATGCGCGCCGAGCTCGATGCCGCGGGCGACGCAGTCGGCGACCGTCCGGTCCATGACGCGGGGGTCGCCCGCGTGGAAGCCGCACGCGATGTTCGACGCGGTGACGAGCCCGAGCAGGGCGTTGTCGTCGCCGATCGTGTAGTTGCCGAAGCTCTCACCGAGATCGGCGACGACGGCCACTGAAGTGGTTCCCATGGTGGTGTCTCCCGGGGTTGTGCGGTTCAGCCGGCTGCCAGCGGCTGGCCCTTGGTCTCGCGCAGGAACGCGATGGAGACCAGGGTGATCAGGGCGGTCAGGATCGAGGCGAAGGCCGGGACCAGGCTGGACCCGGTGGACTTGATGAGCGCGGTCATCACCAGCGGGGCGCTGCCGCCGAAGATGACGGTCGAGATGTTGAAGCCGATGCTGTAGGCCGAATACCGCACGGTGGTGGGGAACATTTCGGCGAGCACGGTGTGGACCACCGCGGCGTGCCCGGAGAAGGCGATCGCGAGCACGACGGTGGCGATCGCCGCGAGCGCGAACGTGCCGGTGGTGATGAGCAGGAACATCGGGTAGGACACGACGGCCATCGCGACCGCCGAGACGGTGAGCACGGGCTTGCGGCCGACCCGGTCGGACAGGCGGGCCATCAGCGGGATGCAGATGACGATGGCGATCAGGCTGAACGCGGTGACGGCGAGCGCCGGCAGCATGGAGAAGTTGTGCCCTTCGCCGAGCGACGTCTTCAGGTAGGTCGGCATGTACACGAACAGCAGGTAGTACCCCGGGCCGTTCAGCGCGGGCAGGAAGATCGTGAGCGCGATCGCCTTCAGGTGGCGCCGCGAGGTGAACGTCGTCTTCAACGGGTTGCGCGGGACGCTGTTGCGCTCGCGCAACGCCTGGAAGTGCGGGGTTTCCTCCAGCCGGCGGCGGATGTAGAAGCCCACGTAGCCGAGGGGGACCGCCAGCAGGAACGGGAGGCGCCACGCCCAGGACGTCATGGTGCTGTCGCCGAGCGCGGTGATGAGGATGGCGGAGAAGACGCTGCCGAACATCAGCGCGACGAACGAGCCGACGGCGATGAAGCTCATCGCGAAGTTGCGCCGCGGGGTCGGCGCGTACTCGCCGACGAAGGACATCGCGCCGGCCACCTCCCCGCCGGCCGAGAAGCCCTGGAGCACCCTGAGCGCGACCAGCAGGACGGGGGCGGCGACGCCGATCATCGCGTGCGAGGGGATGAGGCCGATCGCGGCGGTCGAGGCGGAGATGAGCACCAGCAAGGCGGCCAGCAGCGACTTCCGGCCCAGCCGGTCGCCGAGGTACCCGCAGATGATGCTGCCGAACGGGCGCGCGATGAAGCTGACGAGGAAGCCGACGTTGGTGAGCAGCAGCCCGCCGGCGCCGGCTTCGCCCATGATGTTGATTGCCAGGTACGTCCCCAGCAGTCCGTAGATCCCGTAGTCGTACCACTCGACGAAGGAGCCGATCGCGCCCGCGATGGTGGCTTTCCGGACGACCTGCCCGGAGGGCGCAACGATGTCGACCGCTGGAGGGCCGAGCTGATCTGACGTGGTCATGAGTTCACCTTCGGTGTCGCGGACCCCGGGGAACGGTGTCCTGCCATCGTGCGCTGACCGCGGTCGGTGCCGGTAGCCACTCCATGTGACGGAGTGCGACCCGCATCGCAGATGAGACTAGATTCTCATTTTGAGGCGGTCAACCCTCTGCGTTAATGACCAGGTCAACTTTGGTTAGGGTCTTGTTTCCGGGCGATGACGAAGGCACAATCGCCACGACGAAACGAGAACGTATTCGCATTTCGAGACCGGACGGGATGGACTCAGTGACCCAGGACAACGTGCGCGTGGGCAGGGAGTGGGAGCGCGTCGAGGAGAGCGTGCTGGAGCGGTTCCGTGAGCACTCCGTGGCCAATCTCGGCGACGCCCTCGACCGCCTCAACATCGTCGACGGCGGCATCGTGCCGACCTGGAGCGGGGCGAAGGCGGTCGGCTCGGCGCTGCCGGTGCTCACCGTCGCCGGCGACAACAAGGCCGTGATCGCCGCGCTCGACCACATCCGGCCCGGGGACATCCTCGTCATCAACGCCTTCGGCTACGAAGGCCGCGCGATCGTCGGCGACAACCTGGCCCAGCGGTTCGCCGCGTTCGGAGCCGCCGGTGCGGTGATCGACGGCTACGTCCGGGACGGCGCGATCATCAAGGACCTCGGCGTCCCCGTCTTCGCCCGCGGGCTCACCCCGGCCGGCCCGTTCAAGAACGGGCCGGGCACGATCGGCGAACCGGTCGCCATCGGGGGCGTGGTCGTGCACCCCGGGGACATCGTCGCGGCCGACGACGACGGCGTGATCGTCATCCCGCAGCACCGCGTCGAAGAGGCCCTCACGGCGGTCAAGGAGATCGTCGCCCGCGAGGCGCGGCTGGACGCCGAGGTGGCCGAGCTGCGGAGCCGGCCGGCCTGATGGGAACCGAGGCCCACACACCGAACCGGCTCCGGGTCGCGGTCGCCGCGCCGTTGTCCGAGGCGAACCGCGCCCGCATCCGCGAACTGGAACCCCGTGTCGACTTGGCGCTCGACCACGACCTCCTGCCGCCGATGCGCTGGCCCGCCGACTTCGCCGGCGACCCGTCCTGGCGGCGGACGCCCGGGCAGCAGCGCGCTTACGAGGCGGCCATCGACTCGGCCGACGCCCTCTACGGCATTCCCGACGTCGATCCCGCGGCCCTGGCGCGAGCGGTCCGCTCGAACGACCGGCTGCGCTGGGTGCACACGATGGCCGCCGGTGGTGGCGGCCAGGTCCAGGCGGCCGGGCTCACCGCCGGCGAGCTCGAACGCGTTGTCTTCACCACCTCCGCGGGGGTGCACGGGGGACCGCTCGCCGAATTCGCCGTCTTCGGCGTGCTCGCCGGGGCCAAGAGCCTGCCGCGGCTGAACCGCCAGCAGCGTGACCGCGAGTGGAGCGGCCGGTGGACGATGAAGCAACTCGTTGACCAGACGGTGCTCGTGCTCGGCCTCGGCGGGATCGGCCGGGTCGTCGCGCGGAAGCTCCACGCGCTCGGCGTGACGGTGGTCGGGGTGAGCCGGCGCCAGGTCGCCGTCGAGGGGGTGGCCCGGGTCGTCCATCCCGACCGGCTGACCGAGGTGGCCCCGGACGTCGACGCCGTGGTGAACACCCTGCCCGGCACCGCGGCGACCGGGCACCTGCTCGGCCGCCGGGTGTTCGATGCCCTCCGGCCCGGCGCCACCCTGGTGAACGTCGGCCGCGGCAGCGTCGTCGACGAAGCCGCCTTGATCGACGCACTCGAGTCCGGACAGATCGGGTTCGCTGCCCTCGACGTCTTCGAAACAGAGCCACTGCCCGTCGACAGTCCACTCTGGACCCATGGGAACGTGCTGGTGAGCCCGCACACCGCCGCGCTCGACGTCGCGGAGGACCGCCGCATCGCGGAACTGTTCGCCGCCAACGCCACGCGCCTGCTCGACGGCGGTAGCCTGCTGAACCGCGTGAACACCCTCGAGTTCTACTGACCAGGAAAGAAAACATGCCTTCAGTCTTCGACCTCACCGGCCGCGTCGCCCTGGTCACCGGTTCGAGCCGCGGGATCGGGCTCGCCATCGCCGAGGGGCTCGCCGACGCCGGGGCCACGATCGTGCTCAACGGCCTCGACCCGGCCCGGCTGGAAGACACGCGCGCGAGGCTGGCCCAGCGGTTCGGCGACGACCGGATCGCGGCCCGGGCGTTCGACATCGTCGAGGAAGCCGCGGTGGCCGCGGCCGTCGAGTCGATCGAGACCGACGTGGGCGCGATCGACGTGCTCGTCAACAACGCCGGGATCCAGCACCGCGAACCCCTGCTCGAAGTGAGCCTCGCGGACTGGCGGCGTGTGGTGGACATCGACCTCACCGGCGCCTTCCTGGTGGGCCGCACGGTCGCCGCGCGGATGCTGCCGCGCCGGGCCGGGAAGATCGTCAACATCTGCTCGGTGCAGACCGACCTGGCCCGGCCGACCATCGGCCCGTACACCGCGGCGAAGGGCGCGCTGCGCAACCTCACGCGGGCGATGACCGCGGAATGGGCCGGCGACGGGCTGCAGGTCAACGCGATCGCACCCGGGTACATCCACACCGAGATGACGCAGAACCTGGTGGACGACGAGGAGTTCAACAGCTGGATCCTCGGCCGCACCCCGGCTCGCCGCTGGGGGACGGTGGCCGACCTGGTCGGTCCCGCGGTGTGGCTGTCCTCCCACGCGTCGGACTACGTCAACGGACAGGTCATCTTCGTCGACGGCGGCATGACCGTCGTCGTCTGAGAACGGAGCAGCACATGACAACCACCACCGCCGTGGTCGCCCACGCCGCCGACGACCTGCGCGTCGAGCCGATCGCCGTCCGCGCGCCGGGGCCGGCCGACGCCGTGGTCGCCATCGCCTACGGCGGCATCTGCGGGTCGGACCTCCACTACTGGCGTCACGGCGCCGTCGGCGAATCCGTCCTGCGCGCGCCGATGGTGCTGGGGCACGAAGTGGCCGGGACCGTCACGAGCGCCGCGGCCGACGGGACCGGACCGGCCGCCGGCACCCCGGTCACCGTCCACCCGGCCACACGTGAGCCGACCGGCGTCCGGTTTCCGGAGAACAGCCCCAATCTTTCGCCCGGGGTGCGTTATCTCGGTTCGGCCGCACGGTTTCCCCACACCGAGGGCGCCTTCGCCCGCGAGGTCGTGCTTCCGGCGACGATGCTGCGTGCCCTGCCCGCCGGCCTCGACCTCCGTGCCGCGGCGCTCGCCGAACCGGCCAGCGTCGCCTGGCACGCCGTTTCGCAGGCCGGAGACCTGCGAGGCAAACGCGTACTCGTGGTCGGGAGCGGCCCCATCGGCGCACTGGCCGTGGCCGTCGCCCACCGAGCCGGCGCGGCCGGGATCGTGGCGGTCGACGTGCACGACAAGCCGCTCGAGATCGCGGCCGCCGTCGGAGCCACGCGAGTGCTCAAAGCCACCGACGCCGAGGCCATCGCCGCGGTTGATGCCGACGTCGTGATCGAGTCCTCCGGCCACCACCGCGGCCTGGCCTCCGCCATCGCCGGCGCCACCCGCGGCGGCACGGTTGTCCTGGTCGGGATGCTGCCGCGAGGCGACCAGCCGGTACCGGTGGCGTCGGCGATCACGCGGGAGCTGCGGCTCGTCGGTTCGTTGCGCTTCAACGACGAGATCG
This genomic interval carries:
- a CDS encoding SDR family oxidoreductase, with translation MTKLVGTTALITGAGSGMGRETARLLAAEGAAVVLLGRRQDALDEVAAQIRADGGTALPIAADITSADDVSRALARVHADLGPVDVLVNNAGSASAVLNPQWLPHDEWRQVLEVNLTAVFQLTQAVLPGMLDRGAGTIVTVSSLAAVNPNLLGGAAYGAAKAGVRNFMTFLHNTFRGQGLRAITVLPGEADTPILDHRARPPAAEERAHMVQPVDVAEAIRLAVTLPQRVVLQEIVVAPTRQRDTSADLEISRWTGAPAPSAPRN
- a CDS encoding biotin-dependent carboxyltransferase family protein, giving the protein MTDVALEITKTGWLTTFQDLGRRDTERLGVPTGGAADQHSAVVANLLAGNHRGATLLENLGGELAFVPDHDVLVAVTGAPSRVTVGGAPAGGWAPVVVPAGQELRVHDVRHGTRTYLAVHGAIAAETFLGSAAPDARMGFGQVLRPGTRVMVESGFGGFRSFDQPVFRLPVPTLPLDQGPWLVDVVESHGSTAIPGIRELIAESSYVVTDRSNHVGLRLGGPVRHPEGETEIASHGVPVGALEIPHADELIVLGRYRSLTAGYPIIGVAARTSLPLLGQAGPGRELRFRWIDRETSVRRSAQREAEVRTLERAAADVFGAWGLRRALAPD
- a CDS encoding 5-oxoprolinase subunit B family protein — encoded protein: MTTAQPTTITVEPFGDSAVMVTVPHADQAVRRAAIVAFRERFLARRPPGVLDVVSGLESLLIEFDPLETSPRHVEYAARLLAESPATDDAGQRRLVHEFAIPVVFDDETGPDLVSVADEAGLAPGEVVEAIAESVFTVSLLGAAMAPMMDGLRMPRPVRRRAEPRTDVAPGAVMIAGTHAIIQPFPGPTGWRVVGRTPHTIVDITRPEPVSFGTGDLVRFVPVSPAEATALQGSFLLPKAVPT
- a CDS encoding LamB/YcsF family protein translates to MGTTSVAVVADLGESFGNYTIGDDNALLGLVTASNIACGFHAGDPRVMDRTVADCVARGIELGAHPGYPDLVGFGRRLIEASEDEIRTDVLYQLGALDAFAKVHGAAISHVAPHGRMGSIAQTDAKHARAITDAVAAYNPDYVVICQRGLLAQEAGKRGLDVGYVFLADRGYGDDGMPVARSHPGGLIHDPALIGERAVQVVREGTVRSVDGNVVPLGHDADVLLLHGDHPAVLENGTSLRTALDAAGVRVTGLRDVLTEKAKAAAAR
- a CDS encoding MFS transporter → MTTSDQLGPPAVDIVAPSGQVVRKATIAGAIGSFVEWYDYGIYGLLGTYLAINIMGEAGAGGLLLTNVGFLVSFIARPFGSIICGYLGDRLGRKSLLAALLVLISASTAAIGLIPSHAMIGVAAPVLLVALRVLQGFSAGGEVAGAMSFVGEYAPTPRRNFAMSFIAVGSFVALMFGSVFSAILITALGDSTMTSWAWRLPFLLAVPLGYVGFYIRRRLEETPHFQALRERNSVPRNPLKTTFTSRRHLKAIALTIFLPALNGPGYYLLFVYMPTYLKTSLGEGHNFSMLPALAVTAFSLIAIVICIPLMARLSDRVGRKPVLTVSAVAMAVVSYPMFLLITTGTFALAAIATVVLAIAFSGHAAVVHTVLAEMFPTTVRYSAYSIGFNISTVIFGGSAPLVMTALIKSTGSSLVPAFASILTALITLVSIAFLRETKGQPLAAG
- a CDS encoding RraA family protein; translated protein: MDSVTQDNVRVGREWERVEESVLERFREHSVANLGDALDRLNIVDGGIVPTWSGAKAVGSALPVLTVAGDNKAVIAALDHIRPGDILVINAFGYEGRAIVGDNLAQRFAAFGAAGAVIDGYVRDGAIIKDLGVPVFARGLTPAGPFKNGPGTIGEPVAIGGVVVHPGDIVAADDDGVIVIPQHRVEEALTAVKEIVAREARLDAEVAELRSRPA
- a CDS encoding D-2-hydroxyacid dehydrogenase — its product is MGTEAHTPNRLRVAVAAPLSEANRARIRELEPRVDLALDHDLLPPMRWPADFAGDPSWRRTPGQQRAYEAAIDSADALYGIPDVDPAALARAVRSNDRLRWVHTMAAGGGGQVQAAGLTAGELERVVFTTSAGVHGGPLAEFAVFGVLAGAKSLPRLNRQQRDREWSGRWTMKQLVDQTVLVLGLGGIGRVVARKLHALGVTVVGVSRRQVAVEGVARVVHPDRLTEVAPDVDAVVNTLPGTAATGHLLGRRVFDALRPGATLVNVGRGSVVDEAALIDALESGQIGFAALDVFETEPLPVDSPLWTHGNVLVSPHTAALDVAEDRRIAELFAANATRLLDGGSLLNRVNTLEFY
- a CDS encoding SDR family oxidoreductase is translated as MPSVFDLTGRVALVTGSSRGIGLAIAEGLADAGATIVLNGLDPARLEDTRARLAQRFGDDRIAARAFDIVEEAAVAAAVESIETDVGAIDVLVNNAGIQHREPLLEVSLADWRRVVDIDLTGAFLVGRTVAARMLPRRAGKIVNICSVQTDLARPTIGPYTAAKGALRNLTRAMTAEWAGDGLQVNAIAPGYIHTEMTQNLVDDEEFNSWILGRTPARRWGTVADLVGPAVWLSSHASDYVNGQVIFVDGGMTVVV
- a CDS encoding L-idonate 5-dehydrogenase yields the protein MTTTTAVVAHAADDLRVEPIAVRAPGPADAVVAIAYGGICGSDLHYWRHGAVGESVLRAPMVLGHEVAGTVTSAAADGTGPAAGTPVTVHPATREPTGVRFPENSPNLSPGVRYLGSAARFPHTEGAFAREVVLPATMLRALPAGLDLRAAALAEPASVAWHAVSQAGDLRGKRVLVVGSGPIGALAVAVAHRAGAAGIVAVDVHDKPLEIAAAVGATRVLKATDAEAIAAVDADVVIESSGHHRGLASAIAGATRGGTVVLVGMLPRGDQPVPVASAITRELRLVGSLRFNDEIDEVITALADGSLKIDPVVTHVFPVEEALTAFATAADASVSGKVLLAF